In Flavobacterium sp. N3904, one DNA window encodes the following:
- a CDS encoding DUF4145 domain-containing protein: MNKDLWHKRTFTNNNPIDYTCPKCNIGILAIKILESKLMPGQEEMIKYSYPYGISYVFSGILECKNKNCGEVVSVSGIVLKDIQDAYEDSDGQYVEFCYHDYKPKFFYPYLAIIPIGKNVPKEVQEQLKLSFSHFFNDLSSCANRIRNSIELILDDLKAPKRYRHNNKLKDFRTLHARILNYQNKSKNKRISNLLLAIKIIGNEGSHIGKVALEDIIDAYEFLELILDYVYHKNQQNIHERAFEIVQKNKPRSKR, translated from the coding sequence ATGAACAAAGACCTTTGGCATAAAAGAACATTTACTAACAATAACCCCATAGATTACACTTGCCCAAAATGTAATATTGGAATACTTGCTATAAAAATATTAGAATCAAAACTTATGCCTGGTCAAGAGGAGATGATAAAGTATAGCTATCCTTATGGCATATCATATGTTTTTAGCGGAATATTAGAATGTAAAAATAAAAACTGCGGAGAAGTAGTTTCGGTTTCAGGTATTGTCCTTAAAGATATTCAAGATGCTTATGAGGATTCAGATGGCCAATATGTTGAATTTTGTTATCATGATTATAAGCCAAAGTTTTTTTATCCATATTTAGCAATAATTCCTATCGGAAAAAATGTTCCCAAAGAAGTCCAAGAACAATTAAAACTTTCATTTTCTCATTTCTTTAATGATTTGTCATCATGCGCAAACAGAATTAGAAACTCAATCGAGTTAATATTAGATGATTTAAAAGCGCCAAAAAGATATAGGCACAACAATAAATTAAAAGATTTTAGAACATTACACGCTAGAATACTGAACTATCAGAATAAATCAAAAAATAAGCGAATATCTAATTTGTTGTTAGCAATCAAAATCATTGGAAATGAGGGTAGTCACATAGGAAAAGTTGCTTTGGAAGACATAATTGATGCATATGAATTTCTTGAATTAATTTTAGATTATGTTTATCACAAAAATCAACAAAATATACACGAACGTGCTTTTGAAATAGTGCAAAAAAACAAACCCAGATCAAAAAGATAA
- a CDS encoding SRPBCC domain-containing protein, protein MKKLQYKVSINAPATKIYDTMLGISNKSTYEQWTALFNPTSTYEGVWDKGNKILFFGVDDKGEQGGMVSRIAENIPNQFVSIQHYGLLKAGNEITEGPEVEKWANGYENYTFEENNGTTTVTVDLDTTDDFIEYMNNTYPEALEKLKELCEK, encoded by the coding sequence ATGAAAAAGTTACAATACAAAGTAAGCATCAATGCACCTGCAACCAAGATATACGATACTATGCTTGGCATTAGCAATAAATCAACGTATGAGCAATGGACAGCATTGTTTAACCCAACCTCTACCTATGAAGGAGTTTGGGACAAGGGAAACAAAATTCTATTTTTCGGAGTAGATGACAAAGGAGAACAGGGCGGCATGGTTTCCAGGATAGCCGAAAACATTCCCAACCAATTTGTCTCGATACAACATTATGGACTTCTAAAAGCCGGTAACGAAATTACAGAAGGACCAGAAGTCGAAAAATGGGCAAACGGATACGAAAACTACACCTTCGAAGAAAACAATGGTACAACAACCGTTACTGTAGACCTCGACACCACAGATGATTTCATAGAGTACATGAACAACACCTACCCAGAAGCACTCGAAAAGCTGAAAGAACTTTGCGAAAAATAG
- a CDS encoding cation:proton antiporter, whose amino-acid sequence MSLLAEVTETTSHLNPLISDLGLILMTATIAVLIFRKLKQPLVLGYLIAGFLAGNHFDFFPSVKDIKSVEVWAEIGVIFLLFSLGLEFSFKKLMKVGGTASITAGVQIVSMCILGYAVGQWLGWPKMDSVFLGVILSISSTTIILKSFDELGVKTQKFAGIVIGSLIVQDILAILMMVLLSTVAVSNQFSGGDLLMSVLKLVFFLVIWFLGGIFIIPTVLKKTKHLLTDETLLIISLALCLTMVIFAANVGFSPALGAFIMGSIIAETTQAEHIEHLVKPVKDLFGAVFFVSVGMLIDPDALYQHAIPVLILSLVTIFGQSISATFGAILSGQPLKDSVRTGMSLSQIGEFSFIIATLGVTLKATNSFLYPIVVAVSAVTVFTTPFMIKYSLPFSEYLAHNLPRKWTKRIERYSASTQAIKTVSLWQTVINAFLIQVIILVVIILAVILLSSRFLLPLVDDYHLGNTMGALITLAIVAPFLWALAFRRVATAEVEQLMEDRKSRGPLTMLFFIRILLSIFFIGLLLNIFFSPIIALITLIIAVVIYLIFQKKLHIQYHKIENHFLSNLNDREITRAKRSRSHLSPWDGHMAIFDIAAESNIAGESLKNLQMRENLGINIVSIKRGDITIHIPNRNERVFPGDEICVIGTDAQVQEFKKYLDQHEMDVSPEIVEPDIVLRQIELKNHTFLGKSIKESKLREKTQGLIVGIEKRGKRTLNPESNVILEKDDILWIVGDKKLLADLGHD is encoded by the coding sequence ATGAGTCTATTAGCCGAAGTAACAGAAACCACAAGCCATTTAAATCCATTAATCAGCGATTTGGGTCTTATCTTAATGACTGCGACTATTGCTGTTTTAATATTTAGAAAACTCAAACAACCTTTGGTATTGGGTTATTTGATTGCCGGATTTCTTGCAGGAAACCATTTTGATTTTTTTCCATCTGTAAAAGACATCAAAAGTGTCGAAGTGTGGGCCGAAATTGGTGTTATTTTTTTATTATTCAGTTTGGGTTTGGAATTCAGTTTCAAGAAACTAATGAAAGTAGGCGGAACCGCATCAATAACGGCAGGAGTACAAATTGTAAGCATGTGTATTTTGGGATATGCTGTTGGACAATGGCTGGGTTGGCCCAAGATGGATAGTGTTTTCTTAGGTGTAATCCTCTCGATCTCTTCGACCACAATTATTTTAAAATCATTCGATGAATTAGGTGTTAAGACTCAAAAATTTGCCGGAATCGTCATTGGCTCATTAATTGTTCAAGACATTCTTGCCATATTAATGATGGTTTTATTATCGACAGTAGCTGTGAGCAATCAGTTTTCTGGAGGTGATCTTTTGATGTCGGTCTTAAAATTGGTCTTTTTTCTTGTAATTTGGTTTTTAGGAGGCATTTTTATCATTCCAACAGTGCTCAAAAAAACCAAACATTTACTCACAGATGAAACATTGCTTATCATATCATTAGCACTCTGCTTAACTATGGTAATTTTTGCTGCAAATGTTGGCTTTTCTCCAGCACTTGGCGCTTTTATCATGGGTTCGATCATTGCCGAAACCACCCAAGCCGAACATATTGAGCATTTGGTAAAACCGGTTAAAGATTTATTTGGTGCTGTATTTTTCGTATCAGTTGGGATGTTAATTGACCCCGATGCGCTGTACCAACATGCCATTCCGGTACTAATTCTCTCGCTTGTTACCATTTTTGGTCAATCCATTAGTGCTACTTTTGGCGCTATATTGTCGGGTCAACCCTTAAAAGATTCTGTTCGTACAGGAATGAGTTTATCTCAAATTGGTGAATTCTCTTTTATTATAGCCACTTTGGGAGTGACTTTGAAAGCGACAAATTCTTTTTTATACCCAATAGTAGTGGCCGTTTCTGCCGTAACGGTGTTTACTACTCCATTTATGATTAAATACTCGCTTCCGTTTTCTGAATATTTGGCGCATAACTTACCTCGAAAATGGACCAAACGTATCGAACGCTATTCTGCCAGTACCCAGGCCATAAAAACAGTCAGTTTATGGCAAACGGTTATTAATGCTTTTTTGATTCAGGTGATAATTCTTGTTGTGATAATTCTTGCTGTCATTTTGCTGTCCTCTCGATTCCTATTGCCTTTGGTAGACGATTACCATCTGGGAAATACAATGGGAGCATTAATCACATTAGCCATAGTCGCTCCTTTTTTGTGGGCGCTCGCTTTCCGAAGAGTAGCGACTGCCGAAGTCGAACAATTAATGGAAGACCGTAAATCCCGTGGCCCATTGACAATGTTATTCTTTATTCGTATACTCTTGTCAATTTTCTTTATTGGTTTATTATTAAATATATTTTTCTCTCCTATAATAGCTTTGATTACATTGATAATTGCAGTGGTAATTTATTTGATTTTTCAAAAGAAATTACACATTCAATACCATAAAATTGAAAATCATTTTTTGTCCAATTTAAACGATAGAGAGATTACGAGAGCCAAAAGAAGCAGAAGTCATTTGTCTCCATGGGACGGTCACATGGCCATCTTTGATATCGCAGCAGAATCGAATATAGCCGGTGAATCTCTAAAAAACCTCCAAATGAGGGAAAATTTAGGAATTAATATTGTTTCGATAAAGCGGGGTGACATAACGATACATATTCCCAATAGGAACGAACGTGTTTTCCCAGGTGATGAAATTTGTGTTATCGGCACCGATGCCCAAGTGCAGGAATTTAAAAAATATTTAGACCAGCACGAAATGGATGTTTCACCAGAAATCGTTGAACCCGATATTGTTTTGCGCCAAATCGAATTAAAAAACCACACCTTTTTAGGAAAAAGCATCAAAGAATCCAAACTGAGGGAGAAAACTCAAGGATTGATTGTAGGAATTGAAAAACGAGGCAAACGAACTTTGAACCCCGAATCGAATGTCATTCTGGAAAAAGACGATATTCTATGGATCGTTGGTGACAAAAAACTATTGGCGGATTTGGGTCATGATTAA
- the purB gene encoding adenylosuccinate lyase → MTTLNELNAISPIDGRYRNKTMSLAPFFSEEALIKYRVLIEIEYFIALCEVPLPQLKNVNSNLFDSLRAIYKNFSTEDALWIKETEKVTNHDVKAVEYFIKDAFEKLGLSEYKEFIHFGLTSQDINNTAIPLSTKDAFEKVYMPSLITLISKLKELSQEWKDIPMLARTHGQPASPTRLGKEIAVFVERLEEQMRLLFNIPFAAKFGGATGNYNAHHVAYPQIDWKQFGSKFVEENLGLHHSFPTTQIEHYDHFAAFFDALKRINTIIIDLDRDIWTYVSMEYFKQKIKAGEIGSSAMPHKVNPIDFENSEGNLGIANAIFEHLSAKLPLSRLQRDLTDSTVLRNIGVPMGHTIIAFEATLKGLNKLLLNESKFHEDLEKNWAVVAEAIQTILRREGYPNPYEALKGLTRTNEAIDKNAIHGFIATLDVSDDIKAELMQITPSNFLGI, encoded by the coding sequence ATGACTACTCTAAACGAATTGAATGCTATATCACCAATTGATGGTCGTTATAGAAATAAGACAATGTCTCTAGCTCCTTTTTTCTCTGAAGAAGCTTTAATAAAATACCGTGTATTAATTGAAATCGAATATTTCATTGCTTTATGCGAAGTCCCTTTACCACAACTAAAAAACGTAAACTCTAATTTATTTGACAGTTTACGTGCTATTTATAAAAACTTCTCAACCGAAGATGCCCTTTGGATAAAAGAGACCGAAAAAGTAACCAACCACGATGTAAAAGCAGTTGAGTATTTCATCAAAGATGCTTTTGAAAAACTGGGTTTATCAGAATACAAAGAGTTTATCCACTTTGGACTTACCTCTCAAGACATTAATAATACTGCGATTCCGCTTTCGACAAAAGATGCTTTTGAAAAAGTATATATGCCTTCATTAATCACATTGATATCAAAATTAAAAGAGTTGAGTCAAGAATGGAAGGACATTCCAATGTTGGCCCGCACACACGGGCAACCAGCTTCTCCTACTCGTTTGGGCAAAGAAATTGCTGTTTTTGTAGAGCGTCTCGAAGAGCAAATGCGTTTGTTATTCAATATTCCATTTGCAGCCAAATTTGGCGGAGCTACAGGAAATTACAACGCCCATCATGTGGCGTATCCACAAATTGACTGGAAACAATTTGGAAGTAAGTTTGTTGAAGAAAACTTGGGGCTACACCATTCGTTCCCAACAACACAGATCGAACATTACGATCATTTTGCAGCTTTTTTTGATGCTTTAAAGAGAATTAACACCATCATTATTGATTTGGACCGAGACATTTGGACGTATGTTTCAATGGAATATTTCAAACAAAAAATAAAAGCGGGAGAGATTGGGTCATCGGCTATGCCACACAAAGTAAACCCGATTGATTTCGAAAATTCTGAAGGAAACTTAGGAATTGCCAACGCTATTTTCGAACATTTATCAGCCAAATTACCTTTATCTAGATTGCAACGTGATCTTACAGACAGTACGGTTTTGAGAAACATTGGAGTTCCGATGGGCCATACGATAATCGCTTTTGAAGCGACATTGAAGGGTTTGAATAAATTATTATTGAACGAATCCAAATTTCACGAAGATTTAGAAAAAAACTGGGCTGTTGTAGCCGAAGCCATTCAAACAATTTTACGTCGTGAAGGATATCCAAATCCGTATGAAGCTTTGAAAGGATTGACCAGAACCAATGAAGCCATTGACAAAAATGCGATTCACGGTTTTATTGCAACGCTAGATGTTTCGGATGATATTAAAGCTGAATTGATGCAAATTACTCCAAGTAATTTCTTGGGAATTTAA
- a CDS encoding MerR family transcriptional regulator, with amino-acid sequence MNNVKNIFSIKDLENLSGIKAHTIRIWEKRYNVLQPMRTDTNIRLYSLTSLQKLLNITLLHDYGYKISKISTFSEEKISELVKGIISSKNAKNHAISAFKMAMMNFDQELFSNTYNWLLEEKSFKEIFHQVFVPLMEEIGLLWQTDTITPAHEHFISCLIIKKILVNTEKIENKIPTKTDKVFVLSLPLNEIHELGLMYLNYEIVSKGYKVIYLGENMPIDNLKDLKKHFNPIVFLSYLTIQPERAIVNEFVAAMSNELLGNNAEIWLIGRLTEHIDLNLIATDVKVFNSISDLVEKI; translated from the coding sequence ATGAACAATGTAAAAAATATCTTTAGCATTAAAGATCTAGAAAATCTTTCTGGTATAAAAGCGCACACTATAAGAATTTGGGAAAAAAGATACAATGTATTGCAACCCATGAGGACGGATACCAATATACGTCTCTACTCATTAACAAGCCTCCAAAAGCTTTTGAATATTACCTTGCTGCACGATTATGGGTATAAAATTTCTAAGATTTCTACTTTTTCTGAAGAAAAAATTTCCGAATTGGTCAAAGGAATTATCTCCAGTAAAAATGCAAAAAATCATGCTATTAGTGCATTTAAAATGGCTATGATGAACTTTGATCAGGAACTTTTTTCCAATACATACAATTGGTTATTGGAAGAAAAATCTTTTAAGGAAATATTCCATCAAGTATTCGTACCTTTAATGGAAGAGATTGGTCTGCTATGGCAAACGGATACTATTACACCGGCCCACGAGCATTTTATCAGTTGTTTGATCATAAAAAAAATACTCGTCAACACCGAAAAAATTGAAAATAAAATACCAACAAAAACTGACAAAGTATTTGTTCTTTCCCTTCCTCTCAATGAGATTCACGAATTGGGTTTGATGTATTTGAATTATGAAATTGTTTCTAAAGGATATAAAGTAATCTATTTGGGAGAAAATATGCCTATTGATAATTTAAAAGATCTAAAAAAGCATTTTAATCCGATTGTGTTTTTGTCTTATCTAACGATACAGCCCGAAAGAGCTATCGTTAATGAATTTGTTGCGGCCATGAGCAATGAGTTGCTCGGGAACAATGCTGAAATTTGGTTAATTGGCAGGCTAACAGAACATATAGATCTAAATTTAATTGCTACTGATGTTAAAGTTTTCAATTCTATTTCAGATTTAGTCGAAAAGATTTGA
- a CDS encoding phytoene desaturase family protein, with the protein MKKTISIIGSGFSAMAAACYLAKSGHKVTVYEKNTSIGGRARQLKAEGFTFDMGPSWYWMPDVFERFFADFGKKTTDYYELIKLSPAYRVYYGIDDFIAIADNLPQIVSDFEAIEKGSGKVLMEFMFEAKSNYDIAIKELVYRPGISPLELVTVETAKKIGQFFSNISKDIRKKFKNERLIHILEFPVLFLGAKPSDTPSFYSFMNYADFGLGTWHPKTGMFDVVRAMESLARELGVTFVTNANIEKINVENKIARSITVNGKTVPSNIILSGADYHHTETLLDLAHRAYSEAYWDSRVFAPSSLLFYVGFNKKIKNISHHALFFDVDFEQHAKDIYDEPQWPKQPLFYANFPSLTDKTAAPDGMESAFFLVPLAPGIEDTEALRNEYFDKIISRFEILTQQTVKKNIIFQQSFCKNDFVSEYNSYKGNAYGMANTLLQTAFLRPKLKSSKVKNLYFTGQLTVPGPGVPPALISGKLVSELIDKQLLKQ; encoded by the coding sequence ATGAAAAAAACTATCTCAATAATTGGTTCTGGATTTTCAGCAATGGCTGCGGCATGCTATTTGGCAAAAAGTGGGCATAAAGTAACAGTTTATGAAAAAAATACATCAATAGGAGGAAGAGCCCGGCAATTGAAAGCCGAAGGTTTTACTTTTGATATGGGACCCAGTTGGTATTGGATGCCCGATGTTTTTGAGCGATTTTTTGCTGATTTTGGCAAAAAAACAACCGACTATTATGAGCTAATTAAACTTTCTCCAGCCTATCGTGTGTATTATGGAATAGATGATTTTATTGCTATTGCCGATAACTTGCCTCAAATCGTGTCCGATTTTGAAGCTATCGAAAAAGGGAGCGGTAAAGTCTTAATGGAATTTATGTTTGAGGCCAAAAGTAATTATGATATTGCTATAAAAGAATTAGTTTATCGCCCGGGAATTTCTCCGTTGGAATTGGTAACAGTTGAAACAGCAAAAAAAATTGGTCAGTTTTTTAGCAATATTAGTAAAGACATTAGAAAGAAATTCAAAAACGAGCGACTCATTCACATACTTGAATTTCCTGTTCTGTTTCTTGGTGCAAAACCATCCGATACGCCTTCATTTTATAGTTTCATGAATTATGCCGACTTTGGTCTGGGAACTTGGCATCCCAAAACAGGAATGTTTGATGTGGTTCGCGCTATGGAAAGCTTGGCGAGAGAATTAGGCGTAACTTTTGTAACCAATGCCAATATTGAAAAAATAAATGTTGAAAATAAAATAGCCCGTTCGATTACAGTCAACGGAAAAACAGTACCTTCCAATATTATTTTGAGTGGTGCCGATTACCATCATACCGAAACTTTATTAGATTTGGCCCATAGAGCCTATTCCGAAGCCTATTGGGACAGTCGTGTTTTTGCTCCGTCCTCTTTATTGTTTTATGTTGGTTTCAACAAAAAAATAAAAAATATTTCACATCATGCTTTGTTCTTTGATGTCGATTTTGAACAGCATGCCAAGGATATTTATGACGAACCGCAATGGCCCAAGCAACCTTTGTTTTATGCTAATTTTCCATCGTTGACAGATAAAACAGCTGCTCCTGATGGTATGGAATCAGCCTTTTTCTTAGTTCCGTTAGCTCCTGGAATCGAAGATACTGAAGCTTTGCGAAATGAGTATTTTGATAAAATAATATCCCGTTTCGAAATTTTGACCCAGCAAACGGTGAAGAAAAACATCATATTCCAACAGTCTTTTTGCAAAAATGATTTTGTATCCGAGTACAATTCATACAAGGGCAATGCCTACGGAATGGCCAATACACTTTTGCAAACTGCTTTTTTGAGGCCAAAACTCAAAAGCTCCAAAGTGAAAAATTTATATTTTACGGGACAATTGACCGTTCCGGGTCCTGGAGTTCCTCCTGCATTAATTTCAGGAAAATTAGTATCAGAATTAATAGATAAACAACTTTTAAAACAATAG
- a CDS encoding phytoene/squalene synthase family protein, with translation MKQLFDDVSFKCSKLVTKNYSTSFSMAVYMLAPSIRDAIYSIYGFVRFADEIVDSFHGYDKENLIIDFENEYYKAMKSGISLNPILNSFQQTVREYNITDEMIQSFLTSMKLDLVKSDYHSKEEYNEYIYGSADVVGLMCLKVFVKGDEAKYNQLKDQAMRLGSAFQKVNFLRDLKDDNLLLNRNYFPGIDLKSFDENSKKAIIEEIEEDFREAYQGIIKLPLEAKFGVYTAYVYYKKLLKKLEHTPCHEIGNTRIRVSNYSKAGLLAQSFVSYKLKLV, from the coding sequence ATGAAGCAGTTATTTGATGATGTATCCTTCAAGTGCAGTAAATTGGTTACCAAAAATTACAGTACTTCATTTTCTATGGCGGTTTATATGTTGGCGCCCAGCATTCGCGATGCCATTTACAGCATCTATGGATTTGTACGTTTTGCAGATGAAATTGTAGATTCCTTTCACGGGTATGACAAAGAAAATCTAATAATTGATTTTGAAAACGAGTATTATAAAGCAATGAAATCTGGCATCAGTTTAAATCCGATCCTGAATTCTTTTCAGCAAACAGTTAGGGAATATAATATTACGGATGAAATGATTCAATCGTTCCTCACAAGCATGAAACTCGATTTAGTTAAATCTGATTACCACAGCAAAGAGGAATACAACGAATATATTTACGGTTCGGCCGATGTAGTAGGATTGATGTGCCTCAAAGTTTTTGTCAAAGGAGATGAAGCCAAATACAATCAGCTAAAAGACCAAGCCATGCGATTGGGTTCTGCTTTTCAAAAAGTGAATTTTCTTCGCGATTTAAAGGACGATAATTTACTGTTGAACCGCAATTATTTCCCTGGAATCGATTTGAAATCTTTCGATGAAAATTCCAAAAAAGCAATAATTGAGGAAATAGAGGAAGATTTTAGGGAAGCCTATCAAGGAATCATAAAACTGCCTTTGGAAGCCAAATTTGGTGTATACACCGCTTATGTTTATTACAAAAAGCTGCTCAAAAAATTGGAACACACTCCATGTCACGAAATAGGGAACACAAGAATTCGGGTTTCCAATTATTCCAAAGCAGGGTTATTGGCGCAATCATTCGTATCTTATAAACTGAAATTGGTATAG
- a CDS encoding sterol desaturase family protein, producing MISFLIFLGVFLFMECVTWLTHKYVMHGLMWYFHADHHQPKYAHTFERNDIFFVIFALPSIVLFYFGVQGGMNYLFFIGLGITTYGFCYFMIHDVLIHQRFKWFKNTNNKYLIGLRKAHKMHHKHLGKQDGECFGMLFVPFKYYKI from the coding sequence ATGATTTCCTTTTTGATATTTTTAGGTGTTTTTTTATTCATGGAATGTGTCACTTGGCTTACGCATAAATATGTCATGCATGGACTTATGTGGTATTTTCACGCCGATCATCACCAGCCCAAATACGCACATACATTTGAGCGCAACGACATATTTTTTGTCATTTTTGCGTTACCAAGTATCGTGCTTTTTTATTTTGGTGTGCAAGGCGGAATGAATTATTTGTTTTTCATCGGTCTTGGCATTACTACCTATGGCTTTTGCTACTTCATGATTCACGATGTATTGATTCACCAACGTTTCAAATGGTTCAAAAACACCAACAATAAGTATTTGATTGGCCTTCGAAAAGCCCACAAAATGCATCACAAACATCTCGGGAAACAGGATGGAGAATGCTTCGGAATGCTGTTTGTACCTTTTAAATACTATAAAATATAA
- a CDS encoding SRPBCC family protein: MKVYKKETVQHVNASLEECWAFFSSPGNLQKITPETMGFQITDFDNQSMYAGQIIQYKVSPLLGIKISWTTEITQVKDKSYFIDEQRFGPYSFWHHKHFFEASGNGVKMTDVVHYALPLGFLGRIMNFLMVKNKLKEIFDYRCTKVDQLFNSK, encoded by the coding sequence ATGAAAGTATATAAAAAAGAAACCGTTCAACATGTCAATGCTTCGCTTGAGGAATGTTGGGCTTTTTTCTCCAGTCCCGGCAACTTGCAAAAGATAACACCAGAAACCATGGGGTTTCAAATCACCGATTTTGACAATCAATCAATGTATGCCGGACAAATTATCCAATACAAAGTGTCACCTCTTTTGGGTATAAAAATAAGTTGGACTACCGAAATTACCCAAGTCAAAGACAAATCCTATTTTATAGACGAACAACGTTTTGGTCCTTATAGTTTTTGGCATCACAAACACTTTTTTGAAGCCTCAGGAAACGGCGTAAAAATGACAGATGTAGTACATTATGCATTGCCTCTGGGTTTTTTGGGACGAATCATGAATTTTTTAATGGTCAAAAACAAACTGAAAGAAATCTTTGATTACCGTTGCACAAAAGTGGATCAGCTTTTTAATTCAAAATAA
- a CDS encoding cryptochrome/photolyase family protein — MSKQQVSIFWLRRDLRLEDNVALYHALQSKDRVIPLFIFDNDILNSLPKNDARVGFIHESLQKINTQLNAIGSSLLIKNGTTKEVWESLFDEFDISEVFFNKDYEPYAIKRDLAIDALVKAKNALCFSFKDQVIFEELEITKADGLPYTIYTPYKNKWLEKYKLMAPLVEYDAQSYFSNFYKSNFDFPTLEQIGFEQSIIKVQPHNLTQISNYHETRDFPAVDSTSYLSPHLRFGTVSIRKLVNWAVRKNDVFLSELIWREFFMQILFSFPKVVSHNFKSAYDGIEWRNNEEDFKRWCTGTTGYPMVDAGMRQLNATGYMHNRVRMVVASFLCKHLLISWQWGEAYFAEKLLDYDLSANVGNWQWAAGTGCDAAPYFRVFNPDIQLKKFDEKGIYIRKWIAEFDLGYNYPMVDHAFARDRAVAVYKAGILK, encoded by the coding sequence ATGTCAAAACAACAAGTATCTATTTTTTGGTTGCGTCGCGATTTGCGTCTCGAGGATAATGTGGCATTGTATCATGCTTTGCAATCCAAAGATCGAGTGATTCCGTTGTTTATTTTCGACAATGATATTTTGAATAGCTTGCCCAAAAATGATGCTCGTGTTGGTTTTATACATGAATCGCTTCAAAAAATAAACACACAACTCAACGCTATTGGAAGTTCTCTTTTAATCAAAAACGGAACTACAAAAGAAGTTTGGGAATCTCTTTTTGATGAATTTGACATTTCGGAAGTTTTTTTCAATAAAGATTATGAACCTTACGCTATAAAGAGAGATTTAGCAATTGATGCACTGGTAAAAGCAAAGAATGCACTGTGTTTTTCGTTCAAAGATCAGGTCATTTTTGAAGAACTCGAAATTACCAAAGCCGATGGTCTGCCTTATACTATTTATACACCATATAAAAATAAATGGTTGGAAAAATACAAATTGATGGCGCCACTTGTAGAATACGATGCCCAAAGTTATTTCTCGAATTTTTACAAAAGCAATTTTGATTTTCCTACTTTAGAGCAAATAGGTTTTGAGCAAAGTATCATTAAAGTACAGCCTCATAATCTCACACAAATAAGTAATTACCACGAAACAAGGGATTTTCCTGCTGTTGACAGTACATCGTATTTGTCACCTCATTTGCGTTTTGGTACAGTTAGCATTCGTAAATTAGTCAATTGGGCAGTTCGTAAAAACGATGTTTTTTTGAGCGAATTGATATGGAGGGAATTCTTTATGCAAATTCTGTTTAGCTTTCCCAAAGTTGTCAGTCATAATTTCAAATCAGCATATGATGGTATTGAGTGGCGCAACAATGAGGAAGATTTCAAGCGATGGTGTACAGGAACTACTGGTTATCCTATGGTCGATGCAGGAATGCGTCAGCTCAATGCAACGGGTTATATGCACAATAGGGTGCGTATGGTAGTGGCCAGCTTTTTGTGTAAACATTTACTGATCAGTTGGCAATGGGGCGAGGCCTATTTTGCCGAAAAACTATTGGATTATGATTTGTCTGCCAATGTGGGAAATTGGCAATGGGCTGCAGGAACAGGTTGTGATGCAGCACCTTATTTCAGGGTTTTTAATCCCGATATCCAACTCAAAAAATTTGATGAAAAAGGAATTTATATTCGCAAATGGATTGCCGAATTTGATTTAGGTTATAACTATCCAATGGTTGACCATGCTTTTGCAAGAGACAGGGCGGTTGCTGTTTACAAAGCCGGTATCTTGAAGTGA